One Nostoc sp. UHCC 0302 DNA window includes the following coding sequences:
- a CDS encoding DUF305 domain-containing protein has product MQLSSLRKSFLTFILVASASFSSSLLTACSTTSSENQSQEPNVAITGIDSADKQSMNHHSGMNHSMGMSLGPADANYNLRFIDSMIPHHQGAVEMAKEAQKKSQRPEIKKLAADIIKGQNQEITQMKQWRTAWYPKAGDQPMAYDAQQKKTVRMSSENMQSMMMNMDLGVADKEFDLRFINAMIPHHEAAVTMAKDALQKSQRPEIKNLAQAIIKAQETEIKQMKQWRKAWYNQ; this is encoded by the coding sequence ATGCAACTTTCGAGTCTAAGAAAGAGCTTTTTGACATTTATTTTAGTAGCGAGTGCTTCTTTTTCTTCTAGCCTACTGACAGCCTGTTCTACAACCAGTTCCGAAAACCAAAGCCAAGAACCAAACGTTGCTATCACTGGCATTGATAGTGCTGACAAGCAATCAATGAACCATCACAGTGGCATGAACCACAGCATGGGAATGTCTCTAGGCCCAGCTGATGCTAACTATAATCTGCGATTTATTGATTCAATGATTCCCCATCATCAAGGCGCTGTGGAAATGGCAAAGGAAGCACAAAAAAAATCCCAACGCCCTGAAATCAAAAAGCTAGCAGCAGACATTATCAAAGGACAAAATCAAGAAATTACACAGATGAAACAGTGGCGCACAGCCTGGTATCCCAAAGCAGGAGATCAACCAATGGCTTATGATGCCCAACAGAAAAAAACAGTAAGAATGTCATCAGAGAATATGCAAAGCATGATGATGAATATGGACTTGGGTGTTGCTGATAAAGAATTTGACCTGCGCTTTATAAATGCGATGATTCCTCATCATGAAGCAGCTGTGACTATGGCTAAAGATGCTTTGCAAAAGTCTCAGCGTCCAGAAATAAAAAACTTGGCTCAGGCTATTATCAAAGCGCAAGAAACCGAGATTAAGCAAATGAAACAGTGGCGAAAAGCTTGGTATAACCAGTAA
- a CDS encoding glycoside hydrolase family 31 protein, whose amino-acid sequence MPQYFGKLPTTNQPWTTIGNVQAVNWSDNTINFDCGNSRLTISVLAPNLIRVRLAPTGEFMPRRSWAVALDDSEWEVTPFTVQETETTVEIKTEQIRVCVQRENCRIACFDKANRPFAQDAEIGMGWRLGAVAGWKQIAADEHFYSFGERTGFLDKLSEVKTNWTVDALDYDAITDEMYQAIPFFIALRPELSYGIFFNTTFWSQFDIGAEQPGVWKMETRGGELDYYIIYGPEPAQILYTYTQLTGRMQLPPKWALGYHQCRWSYESESVVRELAQEFRQRRIPCDVIHLDIDYMRGYRVFTWSPQRFPNPAKLINDLAQDGFKTVTIIDPGVKYEPEANYHVFDEGIKNDYFVRKANGELFHGYVWPEKAVFPDFLRSDVRDWWSDLHKSLTDVGVAGIWNDMNEPAIDNRPFGDGGEKIWFPLDAPQGNEEAGIKGQVAGENVSVSTSTHLEVHNLYGLMMAKASYEGLQRLRGTERSFVLTRSGYAGVQRWSSVWMGDNQSLWEHLEMSLPMLCNMGLSGVGFVGCDIGGFAGNATGELFARWMQVGMLYPLMRGHSAMTTARHEPWVFGDRVENICREYINLRYQLLPYIYNLFWEAATTGAPILRPLLYHFPNDSKTYTLYDQILLGASLMAAPIYRPGVEYRSVYLPAGTWYDWWSGESYEGPIHILAHAPLERMPLYVRGGAIIPMQPVQQYVDEHPLDQLRLRVWSGNNQYKFFEDDGQTSNYHNNNYSLININVSTVNNQTVVEIGARDGEWTPPRREVIVELVGVGEQRFQDDGKPHSLKF is encoded by the coding sequence ATGCCGCAATATTTCGGGAAACTACCCACAACCAATCAACCTTGGACAACTATTGGTAATGTGCAAGCTGTAAATTGGAGTGATAATACCATCAATTTTGACTGCGGCAACTCACGCCTCACCATCAGTGTACTTGCCCCTAATTTAATCCGTGTGCGTTTAGCACCAACTGGCGAATTTATGCCGCGCCGTTCTTGGGCAGTGGCATTGGATGATTCAGAATGGGAAGTAACACCTTTTACAGTGCAAGAAACTGAAACAACAGTAGAAATCAAAACAGAACAAATTCGCGTGTGTGTGCAACGGGAAAATTGCCGTATTGCTTGCTTCGACAAAGCTAACCGCCCATTTGCCCAAGATGCAGAGATAGGGATGGGGTGGCGTCTGGGTGCAGTTGCAGGGTGGAAGCAAATTGCAGCTGATGAACATTTCTACAGCTTTGGTGAACGTACAGGTTTTCTCGATAAACTCAGCGAGGTAAAAACCAACTGGACGGTTGATGCCTTAGATTACGATGCCATTACTGATGAAATGTACCAGGCAATTCCGTTTTTTATAGCTTTGCGTCCAGAACTTAGCTATGGCATCTTTTTCAATACCACATTTTGGAGCCAGTTCGATATCGGCGCTGAACAACCGGGTGTCTGGAAAATGGAAACTCGCGGCGGCGAGTTAGATTATTACATTATTTATGGCCCTGAACCTGCCCAAATCCTCTACACCTACACTCAGCTAACTGGGAGAATGCAGTTACCGCCAAAATGGGCGCTTGGCTATCATCAATGTCGTTGGAGTTACGAATCAGAATCTGTTGTGCGAGAACTAGCGCAAGAATTTCGCCAGCGCCGCATTCCTTGCGATGTCATCCATCTCGATATCGACTATATGCGGGGTTATCGAGTGTTTACTTGGAGTCCCCAACGCTTTCCCAACCCGGCAAAACTCATCAATGACTTGGCACAGGATGGTTTTAAAACAGTTACAATCATCGATCCTGGTGTGAAGTATGAACCAGAAGCCAATTATCACGTTTTTGACGAAGGAATCAAAAACGACTACTTTGTGCGTAAAGCCAATGGCGAGTTGTTCCACGGCTACGTTTGGCCTGAGAAAGCTGTTTTTCCTGACTTTTTGCGTTCTGATGTGCGTGACTGGTGGAGTGATTTACACAAAAGCCTCACTGACGTAGGTGTAGCAGGAATCTGGAATGATATGAACGAACCTGCCATAGATAATCGACCCTTTGGCGATGGTGGGGAAAAAATTTGGTTTCCTCTGGATGCACCGCAGGGGAACGAGGAGGCGGGGATCAAGGGGCAGGTGGCAGGGGAGAATGTCTCCGTGTCTACTTCTACTCATCTAGAAGTACATAATTTGTATGGGTTGATGATGGCTAAAGCGTCTTATGAAGGGCTACAACGGCTGCGGGGTACAGAGCGATCATTTGTGTTGACGCGATCGGGATATGCGGGTGTGCAGCGCTGGTCTTCTGTTTGGATGGGGGATAATCAATCGTTGTGGGAGCATTTGGAAATGTCTCTGCCTATGCTGTGCAACATGGGGCTTTCGGGCGTGGGATTTGTGGGTTGCGATATTGGCGGGTTTGCTGGTAATGCCACAGGAGAATTATTTGCCCGTTGGATGCAGGTAGGAATGCTCTACCCACTGATGCGGGGTCATTCGGCAATGACTACCGCTCGTCATGAGCCTTGGGTATTTGGCGATCGCGTTGAAAATATCTGTAGAGAATACATTAACTTACGTTACCAACTACTGCCCTACATTTACAATCTTTTTTGGGAAGCAGCAACAACAGGCGCACCGATTTTAAGACCCTTACTCTACCATTTTCCCAACGATTCTAAAACCTACACCCTCTATGATCAGATATTGCTAGGTGCATCGCTGATGGCTGCACCAATTTACCGCCCTGGAGTTGAGTATCGCTCTGTCTACTTGCCCGCAGGCACTTGGTATGATTGGTGGAGTGGCGAATCTTATGAAGGGCCTATTCACATTCTTGCTCATGCGCCACTAGAAAGAATGCCACTATATGTCCGTGGCGGTGCGATTATTCCTATGCAACCCGTCCAGCAATATGTTGATGAACACCCACTCGACCAGCTAAGGTTGAGAGTTTGGTCTGGTAATAATCAATATAAGTTTTTTGAGGATGATGGGCAAACAAGCAACTATCACAATAATAATTACTCACTGATCAATATAAATGTATCTACTGTTAACAATCAAACAGTAGTGGAAATTGGAGCCAGAGACGGGGAATGGACACCTCCACGTCGGGAAGTGATTGTAGAACTCGTTGGTGTTGGAGAGCAGCGCTTTCAAGATGATGGAAAGCCACATAGCCTGAAATTCTGA
- a CDS encoding response regulator, which yields MTMNQTSNQESELNSCQHLVGIRILLVEDEPDIADLLIFILETAGAEVIALLDAEAALATLESFHPDILLSNVKLPHHDGNWLIKQIRLHSSLLLRQLPAIAITSYTREVSCHKALNAGFDRFLVKLESPQEIVSEIVHLLSKHS from the coding sequence ATGACAATGAACCAAACGAGTAATCAAGAAAGCGAGTTAAATTCGTGCCAGCACCTTGTTGGTATCCGCATCTTGCTAGTAGAGGATGAGCCAGATATTGCAGATTTGCTCATCTTCATACTGGAAACAGCAGGTGCAGAGGTAATTGCTTTGCTCGACGCAGAAGCAGCCCTCGCCACTCTCGAATCGTTTCATCCCGATATTCTGCTATCCAATGTAAAATTGCCTCATCATGATGGAAATTGGTTAATTAAGCAAATTCGGTTGCATTCAAGCTTATTGCTACGACAGTTACCAGCAATTGCCATTACTTCTTATACAAGAGAAGTTTCATGTCACAAAGCTTTGAATGCCGGCTTTGATCGATTTCTAGTCAAGCTTGAGAGTCCACAAGAAATCGTGAGTGAGATCGTTCACCTACTATCCAAACATTCTTAA
- a CDS encoding divalent metal cation transporter has translation MKKIFEIALGIVTSIGGFLDVGAIATAAEAGSEFSFQLIWAIILGTICVIFLVEMSGRLAAVSKHTLAAAVRERFGFNFYVIPLFAEIAVDFLVLAAEIGGVCIALQLLTGISFQWYALPVAFAIWLLLWKGTFGIIENGISLLGLITLVFVVATFKLHPSLTQIGAGLLPTLPQQDTPHYLYLAVGILGALISPYLFYFYSSGAVEDKWDESHVGVNRAVAGLGMSFGSIVSLGVLIVAALVLKPKGIQVDSYEQAALMLTEPFGYWGFVLFAASLGIACFGAALEVSLDTAYIVAQAFGWNWGENLKPKDAARFSLVYTVFVFLASLLMVFGIDPLQLTLFSMAITAVILPPVIIPFLVLMNDELYVGKYRNGWISNSVVIFTIVLTFVLAIVAIPLEIIGG, from the coding sequence ATGAAAAAAATTTTTGAAATCGCCCTTGGTATTGTAACCAGTATCGGCGGCTTTCTCGATGTAGGTGCGATCGCCACAGCTGCAGAAGCAGGATCTGAATTCAGCTTTCAACTAATTTGGGCGATTATTCTTGGTACAATTTGCGTAATCTTCTTAGTAGAAATGTCTGGCCGCTTGGCAGCAGTAAGCAAGCATACATTAGCTGCCGCAGTCCGGGAACGCTTTGGGTTCAACTTTTATGTTATACCCTTATTCGCAGAAATTGCCGTAGATTTTTTGGTTCTAGCTGCCGAAATTGGGGGTGTGTGTATTGCCTTACAACTTTTAACAGGTATCAGTTTTCAATGGTATGCTCTACCCGTTGCCTTTGCAATTTGGTTGCTACTTTGGAAAGGTACATTTGGCATTATTGAAAACGGTATTTCTTTACTAGGACTAATTACACTCGTTTTCGTCGTTGCTACCTTCAAACTGCATCCATCGTTAACCCAAATTGGCGCGGGTTTATTACCAACCTTGCCACAACAAGATACCCCACATTATTTATACCTTGCCGTTGGAATCTTAGGTGCATTGATTAGCCCCTACTTATTTTATTTCTATTCATCTGGTGCAGTAGAAGATAAGTGGGATGAAAGCCATGTCGGTGTGAATCGTGCCGTAGCTGGTTTAGGCATGAGTTTTGGCAGTATTGTATCGCTGGGAGTGCTGATTGTGGCTGCACTGGTACTCAAACCTAAAGGTATTCAGGTTGATAGCTACGAACAGGCGGCGTTGATGTTAACAGAACCTTTTGGGTACTGGGGCTTTGTACTATTTGCAGCTTCCTTGGGCATTGCTTGCTTTGGTGCTGCACTAGAAGTAAGCCTGGATACTGCCTATATTGTTGCTCAAGCCTTTGGTTGGAATTGGGGCGAAAATCTTAAACCAAAAGATGCTGCACGCTTTAGCCTAGTCTACACAGTGTTTGTTTTTCTTGCCTCATTGTTAATGGTATTTGGTATCGACCCATTGCAATTAACATTGTTTTCAATGGCAATTACAGCAGTGATTTTGCCGCCTGTTATCATACCATTTTTAGTTTTGATGAACGATGAATTATATGTTGGCAAGTATCGTAATGGTTGGATTAGTAACAGCGTTGTTATCTTTACAATTGTGCTGACCTTTGTGCTAGCTATTGTTGCTATTCCTCTAGAAATTATTGGAGGTTAA
- a CDS encoding methyltransferase domain-containing protein, translated as MTKFCDELIHNWLEDGQRIGEYYSQLILKEGLVSAKSIGERNEQRNFHFFDKLFERVTIEPGFSVLDVGCGKGELLYYLSSRFPNFNNYNYFGIDIVPGFVSEAKQKFPLREFQLVNFIDPSFSPETKFDIVLSLGVLVTRVRYYDLFFEYFLKKMLKNAKKYVLFNVISYIEPSSPNYSDINGVGHSTVLSAETFYSIMDNLGCYDCKVEPYNIYPDATDLFVQIQLER; from the coding sequence GTGACAAAATTCTGTGATGAACTAATACATAACTGGTTAGAGGATGGACAGCGTATAGGAGAATACTATTCCCAACTCATTTTAAAGGAAGGATTAGTATCAGCTAAAAGTATTGGAGAAAGAAACGAACAGAGAAATTTTCACTTTTTTGATAAGCTCTTTGAAAGAGTTACTATTGAGCCAGGTTTTTCAGTTTTAGATGTTGGTTGTGGTAAAGGAGAACTTCTTTACTACTTGTCATCGCGCTTCCCAAACTTCAATAATTACAACTATTTTGGTATCGATATTGTCCCTGGATTTGTATCAGAAGCAAAGCAGAAATTCCCTTTAAGAGAGTTCCAGTTAGTTAATTTTATTGACCCCTCATTTTCCCCAGAAACTAAATTCGATATTGTGTTATCTTTGGGAGTTTTAGTAACAAGAGTAAGGTACTATGACTTGTTTTTTGAGTATTTTTTGAAGAAAATGCTTAAGAATGCTAAAAAGTATGTCCTGTTTAATGTTATTTCTTATATTGAGCCATCCTCTCCCAATTACTCAGATATAAATGGCGTTGGACACTCTACAGTTCTTAGTGCTGAAACTTTTTACTCGATCATGGATAATCTTGGCTGCTACGACTGTAAAGTGGAACCTTACAATATCTATCCAGATGCAACTGACCTTTTCGTGCAAATCCAGTTAGAGCGTTAA
- a CDS encoding RNA polymerase sigma factor, RpoD/SigA family: protein MSNLTSLQTEVEKTKKKNLALAQKPRNTDDIVRAYLQEIGRVDLLTHEEEIIFAQQVQQMMNLLAAQEELAVKLEREPTLQEWSDRMNLTVEELQQGLRQGHRAKQKMIQANLRLVVAVAKKYQRRNLEFLDLIQEGTLGLERGVDKFDPTLGYKFSTYAYWWIRQGITRAIAQQGRTIRLPIHVFEKLNKIKRAQRELSQQLGRVPTTAEIADTLSLTPSQVRECLYLARQPFSLEARVGEQQDTELQDILEDDGLSPEDYATEESLHQDLHNLLSKLTPQQREILTLRFGLIDGHELSLAQIGDRMGISRERVRQIEQKALSLLRRQKEQVRSYLAS from the coding sequence ATGAGCAACTTGACATCTCTACAGACCGAAGTTGAAAAAACCAAGAAAAAAAATCTAGCTTTAGCTCAAAAACCTCGGAATACAGATGATATTGTACGTGCTTATCTACAAGAGATAGGGCGTGTAGATTTGTTGACTCATGAGGAAGAGATTATTTTTGCTCAACAAGTGCAGCAGATGATGAATTTACTAGCTGCTCAAGAAGAATTGGCTGTGAAATTAGAGCGCGAACCTACACTGCAAGAATGGAGTGATAGGATGAATTTAACTGTCGAGGAGCTGCAACAAGGCTTAAGACAAGGACATCGAGCTAAGCAGAAAATGATTCAGGCTAATCTCCGGTTAGTGGTAGCAGTTGCTAAGAAATACCAGCGGCGCAACTTGGAGTTTCTGGATTTAATCCAAGAGGGTACTTTAGGCTTGGAGCGAGGTGTTGATAAATTTGATCCGACTCTTGGATATAAATTTTCTACTTACGCCTATTGGTGGATTCGTCAAGGAATTACACGTGCGATCGCTCAACAAGGACGTACAATTCGGTTACCCATTCACGTTTTTGAAAAATTAAACAAAATTAAACGCGCACAGCGAGAATTATCTCAGCAATTGGGACGCGTTCCTACTACTGCTGAAATAGCTGACACATTATCTTTAACACCCAGCCAAGTTAGAGAGTGTTTGTACCTAGCGCGTCAACCCTTCTCCCTAGAGGCGCGAGTTGGAGAACAACAGGATACAGAATTGCAGGACATATTGGAGGATGACGGACTTTCTCCAGAAGACTACGCTACAGAAGAATCTCTGCACCAAGACTTACATAACCTGTTGTCAAAGTTAACTCCCCAGCAGCGAGAAATATTAACCTTGCGTTTCGGCCTTATTGATGGGCATGAACTTTCTTTAGCACAAATTGGCGATCGCATGGGTATTAGTCGAGAACGGGTGCGACAGATTGAGCAAAAAGCACTCAGTTTACTAAGACGCCAAAAGGAACAAGTGCGTAGTTATCTAGCTAGCTAA
- a CDS encoding ureidoglycolate lyase produces MTTSQTVQQLQAQWVTPENFRRYGQVIFASQDGKAYDAEDANLNLQHGIPRFYIMRLEKRGRKFHKITRHMQCTQCLGSLEGKDWLIAVCPPCNDVNEPALKEIAAFRIPGNCFIKLNEGTWHAGPYFEHEAVDFYNLELADTNVVDHFTHDFLKSNQVEFEMV; encoded by the coding sequence ATGACTACATCTCAGACAGTGCAACAATTGCAAGCGCAATGGGTGACGCCAGAAAACTTTCGGCGTTATGGACAGGTAATTTTTGCTAGTCAAGATGGTAAGGCTTACGATGCAGAAGATGCCAACTTAAATCTGCAACATGGCATTCCCCGCTTTTATATTATGCGCTTAGAAAAGCGAGGGCGGAAATTTCATAAAATTACTCGCCATATGCAATGCACTCAGTGCTTGGGTTCTTTGGAGGGGAAAGATTGGTTAATTGCAGTTTGTCCTCCTTGTAACGATGTGAATGAACCAGCGTTAAAGGAGATTGCAGCTTTCCGAATTCCAGGGAATTGTTTTATCAAGTTAAATGAGGGAACTTGGCACGCTGGGCCATATTTTGAGCATGAGGCTGTAGATTTTTATAATTTAGAGCTTGCTGATACGAATGTTGTGGATCATTTTACTCATGATTTTCTCAAGAGTAATCAGGTAGAGTTTGAGATGGTGTAA
- a CDS encoding helix-turn-helix domain-containing protein, producing MPTQESSQAGGENLPKTNSQPDSVMFVHNLLDEYGLDPYEFRIYAHAVRRTGGKLDGKYFASLNKTAEICKMSVRKAQYALKFLCEAGFLNQEKRKGRTDQYRVTHSRQWAKPEDLEVIREKVTGVKRKQPKNNSKSAKLKSSATEQSNEIDVISSLTPSQTLPDYS from the coding sequence ATGCCAACGCAAGAAAGCTCTCAAGCAGGGGGAGAAAATCTTCCAAAAACCAACAGCCAGCCAGATTCAGTCATGTTCGTTCACAACCTGCTTGACGAATATGGCTTAGACCCTTATGAGTTTCGGATCTATGCTCATGCAGTTCGCAGAACAGGGGGAAAACTTGATGGTAAGTATTTTGCTAGCTTGAATAAGACAGCAGAAATCTGCAAGATGAGTGTTCGCAAAGCCCAGTATGCACTCAAGTTTCTTTGTGAAGCAGGTTTTTTAAATCAGGAAAAGCGGAAAGGACGCACAGATCAGTACAGAGTCACTCACAGCCGTCAGTGGGCCAAACCAGAAGACTTAGAGGTAATCCGAGAAAAAGTTACAGGTGTTAAAAGAAAACAGCCTAAGAATAATAGTAAATCAGCTAAATTAAAATCTTCTGCAACTGAACAATCCAATGAAATAGACGTAATAAGTTCACTTACACCATCTCAAACTCTACCTGATTACTCTTGA
- a CDS encoding nucleotidyltransferase family protein: protein MTQFAIILAAGASTRMGTCKTSLPWGEGKTLLTYQIEQWLSVDFTPLVVLGSHNSYRQKDCPIGSLTVINPHSKVGKTTSLLTGLQNIPADFEVLAISAVDQPRKAEIYQTLLQAHKDNSALITAPTYEGKMGHPLLFGNDMRSHLQNIREETFGLRQIIKEFYSVIHQVEFNNPSVLIDINTQETYKYQLRIFE, encoded by the coding sequence TTGACACAGTTTGCTATCATTCTCGCCGCGGGTGCATCAACTCGCATGGGTACTTGTAAAACTTCACTACCTTGGGGTGAAGGTAAAACCTTATTAACTTATCAAATAGAACAGTGGTTAAGCGTCGATTTTACACCTTTAGTAGTACTTGGTTCACACAATAGCTATAGACAAAAAGATTGTCCTATCGGCAGTTTGACTGTAATTAATCCTCATTCTAAAGTCGGAAAAACAACTTCTCTGCTGACAGGGTTGCAAAATATTCCAGCAGATTTTGAAGTCTTAGCGATTTCAGCAGTTGATCAACCTAGAAAAGCAGAGATTTATCAAACATTACTGCAAGCACACAAAGATAATTCAGCCTTGATTACTGCACCAACCTATGAAGGTAAAATGGGGCATCCATTATTGTTTGGAAATGATATGCGATCGCACTTACAAAATATTCGCGAGGAAACTTTTGGTTTACGCCAAATTATCAAAGAGTTTTACTCAGTAATTCATCAAGTAGAATTTAATAATCCATCTGTGCTTATAGATATCAATACACAGGAAACTTATAAATATCAATTGCGTATTTTTGAGTAA
- a CDS encoding XdhC/CoxI family protein produces the protein MLDFYQQLAAALKQNAVVLATVTNTKGSVPREVGAKMFISADGKTYGTIGGGAGEAKVCQQALQVLQTGEKQFVEIDLSGVPQRETQGVCGGTMLVLLELWKGSESLNLVNQIIDTLTSGGMGAIATPFTPNEKPYLLTEPYLITSLKTTELIEPLLPPPTLLIIGAGHIAVSLAQIAKIAGFQVIVQDDRPDFATEERFPEASLLLAEPITSIQKILEKISNLYVALVTRGYLHDLAALRTLCNYQVQYIGMVGSKKRVTTVYKTLQNEGFTTEFLHQIYAPIGLDIGALTPEEIAVSICAELIKVRRGGSGISLSEKISRE, from the coding sequence ATGCTTGACTTCTACCAACAACTAGCAGCCGCCTTAAAACAAAATGCTGTAGTTCTAGCCACCGTCACCAACACCAAAGGTTCCGTACCCAGAGAAGTCGGCGCGAAAATGTTCATCAGCGCTGATGGTAAAACCTATGGAACAATTGGCGGTGGTGCTGGGGAAGCAAAAGTTTGTCAGCAGGCTTTACAAGTTTTGCAAACAGGTGAAAAACAATTTGTAGAAATTGATTTATCTGGCGTACCGCAACGAGAAACTCAAGGCGTTTGTGGTGGCACAATGCTGGTATTGTTAGAGTTATGGAAAGGCTCTGAAAGCTTAAATTTAGTCAATCAAATTATAGATACTTTAACATCTGGGGGAATGGGTGCGATCGCCACACCTTTTACTCCAAATGAAAAACCTTATTTACTGACAGAACCTTACTTAATAACATCTCTAAAAACCACAGAATTAATTGAACCTTTACTACCACCGCCAACACTGTTAATTATTGGTGCAGGACATATTGCAGTTTCTCTAGCACAGATTGCTAAAATAGCAGGTTTTCAAGTTATTGTACAAGACGATCGCCCAGATTTTGCCACAGAAGAAAGATTTCCCGAAGCATCGCTATTGCTAGCAGAACCCATCACCTCAATTCAGAAAATATTAGAGAAAATTTCTAATTTATATGTGGCTTTAGTTACTAGAGGTTATCTGCATGATTTAGCAGCATTACGAACTTTATGTAACTATCAAGTGCAATATATCGGTATGGTTGGTAGCAAAAAACGAGTCACCACTGTGTACAAAACACTGCAAAATGAAGGTTTTACAACTGAATTTTTACATCAGATATATGCACCAATTGGTTTAGATATTGGTGCTTTAACACCAGAAGAAATTGCGGTTAGCATCTGTGCTGAATTAATTAAAGTCCGACGTGGTGGTAGTGGAATTTCATTATCTGAGAAAATCTCACGTGAGTAA